A portion of the Eubacterium maltosivorans genome contains these proteins:
- a CDS encoding helix-hairpin-helix domain-containing protein, producing the protein MEKHKNLKRWIYVGAMAAALIVFVLWLFFQEDSRQKAVLKASDTEAVQTENSPGDTAEIYVHITGAVNNPGVIRLAPGSRLIDAIEKLGGLTENADTDSVNLASVLEDEDKIHIYTREETAETGAVSASGTGRVNINTASLEDLKTLPGIGDAIGKSIIDYREKNGAFKSLEDLKEVDRIGDKVFDKLKDSITL; encoded by the coding sequence ATGGAAAAACATAAGAACCTGAAAAGATGGATATATGTCGGCGCCATGGCGGCAGCTTTGATTGTCTTTGTTCTGTGGCTCTTTTTTCAAGAGGACAGCCGGCAGAAAGCGGTATTAAAAGCCTCGGATACCGAAGCGGTTCAGACCGAAAACAGCCCGGGAGACACCGCGGAGATTTATGTGCATATCACCGGAGCTGTCAATAACCCTGGCGTCATCAGACTGGCCCCAGGATCAAGATTGATCGACGCCATCGAAAAGCTGGGCGGCCTAACAGAAAACGCGGATACCGACAGCGTTAACCTCGCATCAGTACTGGAGGATGAGGATAAAATCCACATTTACACCAGAGAGGAGACAGCAGAGACAGGCGCCGTGAGTGCGTCTGGTACAGGAAGGGTCAACATCAATACAGCCAGTCTGGAGGATTTGAAAACCCTGCCTGGAATCGGTGACGCTATCGGGAAGAGCATCATTGATTACCGCGAGAAAAATGGTGCCTTTAAATCCTTAGAAGATTTAAAGGAGGTTGACCGCATCGGTGACAAAGTTTTTGACAAGCTGAAGGATTCAATCACACTGTAA
- a CDS encoding helix-turn-helix transcriptional regulator, producing the protein MELSERQNRIVEIVKAREPVKSVEIAEQLGVNRATIRPDLKVLTMMGILEAKRKVGYNYTGRSLLHVMGSYIKTISVMDIQSEPTIVEEDTTIYDGIITMFTKDAGTLYVVNGKYLSGIVSRKDFIKSMIGRKDVETLPIPIIMTRMPNIVYLEEHESVYDAAVKTMEYEVESLPIVKKEMDEKNNLRLILLGKVSRTNITRYVVNLGKDDDTNE; encoded by the coding sequence ATGGAGCTATCAGAAAGACAGAATCGAATTGTAGAAATTGTTAAGGCGCGCGAGCCAGTAAAAAGTGTCGAGATTGCAGAGCAGCTTGGGGTCAACCGGGCGACGATCCGGCCTGATTTAAAGGTGCTTACCATGATGGGCATCCTGGAGGCAAAGCGAAAAGTCGGGTATAATTATACGGGGCGTTCGCTGCTGCATGTTATGGGCAGCTACATTAAAACCATCAGTGTCATGGACATCCAGTCTGAGCCAACAATCGTTGAGGAAGACACAACCATTTATGACGGAATAATCACCATGTTTACGAAAGACGCCGGAACGCTCTATGTGGTGAATGGCAAATACCTGTCCGGCATTGTCTCGCGTAAGGATTTTATCAAGTCGATGATTGGCAGAAAGGATGTTGAGACCCTGCCGATTCCGATTATCATGACCCGAATGCCCAACATAGTCTATCTGGAGGAACACGAATCGGTTTATGACGCCGCGGTTAAGACCATGGAATACGAAGTCGAATCGCTGCCCATTGTAAAAAAAGAAATGGATGAAAAGAACAACCTGCGTTTAATCCTGCTCGGGAAGGTTTCCCGGACCAATATTACACGTTATGTTGTGAATTTAGGTAAAGACGATGATACGAATGAATGA
- a CDS encoding pyruvate, water dikinase regulatory protein, translating to MIRMNDNKPLTLYVVSDSLGEPGEVLAKAGRGHFENSIEDVRVFSFVHEKREIDQILAEAKGKNALIVCTITTPELLKCVKESAKEKKVPVYDVLDPFLDELRILTGVKPNLDPFSRSKLDEDYFKKVEAIEFAVKYDDGKRMDHLNKADIILLGVSRTSKTPISIYLANNNFKVANIPVMPEVEPPRELFEISNQKIFGLILNPNKLVSIREERLKTMKLTGDSNYASLKRVEYELDKAQELFDKLGCTVIDVTSKAIEEIANFILATIMRR from the coding sequence ATGATACGAATGAATGACAACAAGCCTTTAACTCTGTACGTTGTCTCCGATTCCCTTGGCGAACCGGGTGAAGTATTGGCAAAGGCGGGTAGAGGCCATTTTGAGAACTCGATTGAGGATGTTAGGGTTTTTTCCTTTGTCCATGAAAAGAGAGAGATTGATCAGATTTTAGCTGAGGCGAAGGGCAAAAACGCTCTGATCGTCTGTACGATCACAACGCCGGAGTTATTAAAGTGCGTTAAAGAGAGTGCAAAAGAAAAGAAGGTGCCGGTTTACGACGTGTTGGATCCATTTTTAGATGAACTGAGGATTTTAACAGGCGTTAAACCGAATCTTGACCCTTTCAGCAGAAGCAAGCTGGATGAGGATTATTTTAAAAAGGTGGAAGCCATCGAGTTTGCCGTCAAATATGACGATGGAAAACGCATGGATCATCTTAACAAGGCAGACATTATTCTGCTTGGAGTTTCACGAACCTCAAAGACGCCGATCAGTATTTATCTGGCAAACAATAATTTTAAGGTTGCCAACATACCGGTTATGCCTGAGGTAGAACCGCCAAGAGAACTTTTTGAGATATCTAATCAAAAGATCTTCGGATTGATTTTAAATCCCAATAAGCTTGTCAGCATCAGAGAAGAGCGTTTAAAAACCATGAAGCTTACCGGAGATTCAAATTATGCCAGTTTAAAAAGAGTGGAATATGAGCTTGACAAGGCTCAGGAGCTCTTTGATAAATTAGGGTGTACGGTTATCGACGTTACATCCAAAGCAATTGAAGAAATTGCGAATTTCATACTTGCAACCATTATGAGGAGGTAG
- the ppdK gene encoding pyruvate, phosphate dikinase produces MDKKWVYLFSDGNADMRNLLGGKGANLAEMTRIGLPVPQGFTVSTEACIEYLKENKLTYEMIGQINSHMSVLEDITKKKFGNKDNPLLVSVRSGARISMPGMMDTILNLGLNDETVVGLAEKTANERFAYDSYRRFIQMFGDVVQEIDKNKFENVLDEIKEREGFQIDTQLTTDHLQEVVGRYKEIVLAETGKPFPQDPNVQLLMAVEAVFRSWNNPRAFVYRDMNDIPHDIGTAVNVQSMVFGNMGDDSGTGVAFTRNPATGENKLFGEFLVNAQGEDVVAGIRTPREIDELRKIMPLVYKQFHDTAELLEKHYKDMQDMEFTVEKGQLYMLQTRNGKRTAPAALRIAVEMEEEGLITKEEAVMRIEPLSLDQLLHPTFDEVALKEAVVLASGLPASPGAATGKVYFTAEEAKAAAENGEEVILVRKETSPEDIEGMYAANGILTARGGMTSHAAVVARGMGKCCVAGCEDAKVDEDAKQFRVGTEYIYEGDYISLDGSAGKVYKGSIGTKEPELSGHFGQLMEWADSCRTMNVRTNADTPRDAAVAVGFGAEGIGLCRTEHMFFNEDRIPSVRRMILSKTKEQREKYLAELLPMQKEDFMGIYKAMKDLPVTVRLLDPPLHEFLPTEPEDIEALAGDMDMSMDEMMSTIHGLEEFNPMLGHRGCRLAVTFPEIAVMQTRAIMEAAIEVKKEDGYNIVPEIMIPLIGMKEELDYVENVVRETAEKIKVEKGSDIDYKVGTMMEIPRATLIADEIAERAEFFSFGTNDLTQMTYGFSRDDAGKFIGEYKEKGILPNDPFQSIDVNGVGKLVEMGVKLGRSTKPDLKIGVCGEHGGDPKSIHFFQRAGLNYVSCSPYRVPIARLAAAQAALEIKEK; encoded by the coding sequence ATGGATAAAAAATGGGTTTATTTATTTAGTGATGGCAATGCGGACATGCGGAACCTATTAGGTGGAAAGGGTGCGAATCTGGCGGAAATGACGCGAATCGGCCTGCCAGTGCCACAGGGTTTTACCGTTTCGACTGAAGCGTGTATCGAGTATCTGAAGGAAAACAAGCTGACTTATGAAATGATCGGCCAGATCAACAGCCATATGTCTGTTCTGGAAGATATTACCAAGAAAAAATTCGGCAATAAAGACAATCCTTTGCTGGTATCCGTACGCTCCGGCGCGAGAATCTCAATGCCTGGTATGATGGACACCATCTTAAATCTTGGCCTTAATGATGAAACCGTTGTAGGTCTGGCTGAAAAGACAGCCAATGAACGTTTCGCCTATGACAGTTACCGTCGTTTTATCCAGATGTTCGGCGATGTTGTGCAGGAAATTGACAAAAACAAATTTGAAAACGTTCTGGATGAAATTAAAGAACGTGAAGGTTTCCAGATTGACACACAGCTGACAACCGATCACCTGCAGGAAGTTGTAGGGCGCTATAAAGAAATTGTTTTAGCCGAAACAGGTAAACCTTTTCCGCAGGACCCGAATGTACAGCTGTTGATGGCTGTTGAAGCAGTATTCAGATCCTGGAACAATCCACGCGCATTTGTCTATCGTGACATGAATGATATTCCGCACGATATCGGGACAGCTGTCAACGTGCAGTCAATGGTATTTGGCAACATGGGTGATGACTCAGGTACTGGCGTTGCTTTCACAAGAAATCCGGCAACAGGCGAAAATAAGCTCTTCGGCGAATTCCTGGTAAACGCCCAGGGCGAAGACGTTGTTGCAGGTATCCGTACCCCTCGTGAAATCGATGAACTCAGAAAAATTATGCCTTTAGTTTACAAGCAGTTTCACGATACTGCAGAACTCCTTGAAAAACACTACAAAGACATGCAGGATATGGAATTTACCGTTGAAAAGGGCCAGCTGTACATGCTCCAGACCCGTAATGGTAAAAGAACTGCCCCGGCTGCGCTCAGAATCGCAGTGGAAATGGAAGAAGAAGGCCTCATCACTAAAGAAGAAGCCGTTATGCGCATTGAGCCGTTATCCTTAGACCAGCTGCTCCACCCGACCTTTGACGAAGTCGCGCTGAAAGAAGCCGTCGTTCTGGCAAGCGGCCTGCCAGCCTCACCAGGCGCTGCCACCGGTAAGGTCTACTTTACAGCAGAAGAAGCAAAAGCCGCAGCAGAAAACGGTGAGGAAGTAATCCTGGTCAGAAAGGAAACCTCCCCCGAAGATATCGAAGGCATGTACGCTGCCAACGGCATCCTGACAGCCCGCGGTGGTATGACCTCACACGCGGCGGTTGTTGCGCGCGGCATGGGTAAGTGCTGTGTTGCAGGCTGTGAGGACGCAAAGGTCGATGAGGACGCCAAGCAGTTCCGTGTCGGTACAGAATATATTTACGAAGGCGATTATATCTCTTTAGACGGCTCCGCCGGTAAGGTTTATAAGGGAAGCATCGGAACAAAGGAACCTGAGCTTTCCGGACATTTTGGACAGCTCATGGAATGGGCAGATTCCTGCAGAACCATGAACGTGCGCACAAACGCCGACACCCCGAGAGACGCCGCTGTAGCGGTAGGCTTTGGTGCAGAAGGGATTGGGCTCTGCCGTACAGAGCACATGTTTTTCAACGAAGACAGAATCCCGAGCGTGCGCCGTATGATCCTGTCAAAGACCAAAGAACAGCGCGAAAAATATCTGGCCGAGTTGCTGCCAATGCAGAAGGAAGACTTTATGGGTATCTACAAAGCCATGAAGGATCTGCCGGTAACCGTCCGTCTGCTGGACCCGCCACTGCATGAATTCCTGCCAACTGAACCGGAAGATATCGAAGCTTTAGCGGGAGATATGGATATGAGTATGGATGAAATGATGAGCACGATCCATGGCCTCGAAGAATTTAACCCGATGCTCGGACACCGAGGCTGCCGTCTTGCAGTCACCTTCCCGGAAATTGCGGTGATGCAGACAAGAGCCATTATGGAAGCTGCCATTGAAGTGAAAAAAGAAGATGGCTACAACATCGTTCCAGAAATCATGATTCCGTTGATCGGCATGAAAGAAGAACTGGACTATGTCGAAAATGTTGTCAGAGAAACCGCAGAAAAGATCAAGGTAGAAAAGGGCTCCGACATTGACTATAAAGTAGGAACCATGATGGAAATCCCAAGAGCAACCCTGATCGCGGATGAAATTGCCGAAAGAGCAGAATTCTTCTCCTTTGGTACCAATGACTTAACTCAGATGACCTATGGCTTCTCCAGAGATGACGCAGGCAAATTCATTGGTGAATACAAAGAAAAGGGCATCCTGCCAAACGACCCGTTCCAGAGTATTGACGTTAATGGCGTTGGCAAGCTGGTAGAAATGGGCGTCAAGCTCGGTCGTTCAACAAAACCAGACCTCAAGATCGGTGTCTGCGGCGAACACGGCGGAGATCCCAAGTCCATTCACTTTTTCCAGCGCGCGGGACTTAACTATGTTTCATGCTCACCATACCGTGTGCCCATCGCGCGCTTAGCTGCTGCGCAGGCTGCACTTGAGATTAAAGAAAAATAA
- a CDS encoding class I SAM-dependent methyltransferase, with the protein MKNTKNTKQTTIDYFNSTAKDYDQSHDGKFVECMYEDIVNRVLDLKPKTVLDLGCGNGNIIARLQKRLNADYYGLDISEAMITQAEKRLHDVHFMVGDAEKMPYVADKFDVIICNASFHHYPHPKAVICEMQRVLKKDGTLILGDPTAPFKVLTGFLNSAMAHSNSGDHHIYHKSEIIDLLSQEGFQVYGWAKPNYKTFVLNARLS; encoded by the coding sequence ATGAAAAATACCAAGAACACTAAGCAGACCACTATAGACTATTTTAACAGCACCGCGAAGGATTATGACCAAAGTCATGATGGAAAATTTGTCGAATGTATGTATGAGGATATCGTGAACCGCGTCCTTGATTTAAAGCCAAAAACAGTTTTAGACCTGGGCTGTGGCAATGGCAATATCATTGCCCGCCTTCAAAAGCGTCTGAACGCCGATTATTATGGATTGGACATTTCAGAGGCCATGATCACTCAGGCCGAAAAACGGCTGCACGATGTTCATTTTATGGTGGGTGACGCCGAAAAAATGCCTTATGTGGCCGATAAGTTTGACGTGATTATCTGCAATGCTTCCTTTCACCACTACCCCCACCCAAAAGCGGTCATCTGTGAGATGCAGCGTGTTTTAAAAAAAGACGGGACCCTCATACTGGGCGATCCAACGGCCCCCTTTAAAGTGTTGACTGGCTTTTTAAACAGCGCTATGGCTCACAGCAATTCCGGTGACCATCACATCTACCATAAATCTGAAATCATTGATCTTCTCAGCCAGGAAGGATTTCAGGTCTACGGATGGGCCAAGCCCAACTATAAAACCTTTGTTTTAAACGCAAGGCTTTCATAA